One window of Triticum dicoccoides isolate Atlit2015 ecotype Zavitan chromosome 5A, WEW_v2.0, whole genome shotgun sequence genomic DNA carries:
- the LOC119298084 gene encoding sister chromatid cohesion 1 protein 1-like translates to MFYSHQLLARKAPLGQIWMAATLHAKINRKRLDKLDIIKICEEILNPSVPMALRLSGILMGGVVIMYERKVKLLYDDVSRLLIEINEAWKIRPAVDHTVLPKGKAQAKYEAVTLPENAVDMEVEQPVFFTDTDTTRFRGMVIVVICVFWKLKLC, encoded by the exons aTGTTCTACTCGCACCAGCTCCTCGCGCGGAAGGCGCCGCTCGGCCAGATATG GATGGCCGCCACGCTCCACGCCAAGATCAACCGCAAGCGCCTCGACAAGCTCGACATCATCAAAATCTG CGAGGAGATCCTGAACCCGTCGGTGCCCATGGCGCTCAGGCTCTCCGGGATCCTCATGG GCGGCGTGGTGATCATGTACGAGAGGAAGGTGAAGCTTCTCTACG ATGATGTGTCCCGTCTTCTG ATTGAGATCAACGAGGCATGGAAGATCAGGCCGGCCGTGGACCACACCGTCCTCCCCAAGGGCAAGGCTCAAGCCAA GTATGAAGCAGTAACACTGCCAGAGAACGCGGTGGATATGGAGGTGGAGCAGCCCGTGTTTTTCACAGATACTGATACTACTAGGTTCCGCGGAATGGTAATCGTTGTCATCTGTGTATTCTGGAAGTTGAAACTGTGTTAG